The Mytilus edulis chromosome 5, xbMytEdul2.2, whole genome shotgun sequence genomic interval GGCATGTAATTTTCAAACATACACAAATCGGCGGTGGTgtatcatgttaaaaaaaaaataccaataaattatgaaaattttaaatgattttagatTAGGTTTTGCAAGGAAATGTGtttttgtttctatttatatagcaaaattggatattttttttacataaataaatagataaattggATACCCTGCACTGCAGACCATGCATTTCAATAGTGTAATTGTCAAGAATCCGTTTGTATTGAAACTCCCTGTCCTAGATTATTGAATTTGTCATTCTGCATTGACAATAATCAATTTATCTTGGTGTAAGTAATACACACTAATTCTCGCTAATGTCCTTGAGTGTATCTGATACATACTATTTTCTCCATCGTACTACTCCCCCGATAATCACTATTTTTTATTAGTAAGTTGTAATCCTTAAACAGGGAGTGAaatggtggtctgacaccttataaAGTTATTAAAACAATATGTATTAAATTAGGTTTGAACTTGGAAGGATGAATAgatgtgattttgttttaaaacaaaatcaaataggCAAAACacactgcatgaaatgatacgtttacaaaattttttcATGTATTAAATTTTTAGTTTTGAATTTAAGATCTGATTTATGAAGAATTATTTAGTAGTTTATtaaagtttcatattttgttaaatttcttattttcttaagtttaatttcgatttatggATTATTAAAttagttatttatttgaaaaataataccagtttaaatttgttatttaaaaggtttaaatctattttatcaccgttaaatttttcgtttaaatatgtaagactcaaatctatggtgggttccaaatctatggcggATTCCTAATCTATGATAAATATGACGTAATGTCATCCCAAATCTATGGCGAAAATTTTACactcctaatctatggcaagttgttttttaaattttctaatcatgacgtcatgccatcccaaatctatTGCAGATTTTTTACATTCCAAATCtggtgtcttcctcctattcccactttttaaaaatactattccttctattcccacttgcaaataacaatagatgttttgataaataatttgtttttataacaatcagggttaattagaatttcacttgagatttacctgtattttttttttaaagcataacatatttggtacactgtttaggtataataccttgtttatttgtaatatgtttcttttttcatcaaataaatacttaaaaatagagaaaaattatgataaatagaatAGAGttagatttgtttttaaacttttgaatttgtactaattaaaataaagaaaaattatgataaatagattggagtcagatttatttttaaatttttgaatttgtaactttagaaaattgtctgctttactaataaatcatgatatatataatattgtaaccaagtataatcttataggatcctttactatagataatttagctgatctgtaacaataacatcttcatgccttatatatcatgtactgtagtacgccgctagattaaaactgacgtggaaaggtaacacatgcccaccgaaagctctttttttgagagcccaggtggtcgtgtggtctagcgggacggctgcagtgcaggcgatttggtgtcacgatatcacagtacaatgggttcgaatcccggcgagggaagaaccaaaaatttgcgaaagcaaatttacagatctaacattgttgggttgatgtttagacgagttgtatatacattatgtacacagccatgtatcaccatcattgatggcgatccgatggatacatctgttgtagggttgtcactgactcagacgtacttatgaatataattattttctgtgactgtatcttacattaatttgtaggatcctttactatagataatttagctgatctgtaacaataacatcttcatgccttatatatcatgtactgtagtacgccgctagattaaaactgacgtggaaaggtaacacatgcccaccgaaagctctttttttgagagcccaggtggtcgtgtggtctagcgggacggctgcagtgcaggcgatttggtgtcacgatatcacagtagcatgggttcgaatcccggcgagggaagaaccaaaaatttgcaaaagcaaatttacagatctaacattgttgggttgatgtttagacgagttgtatatatatatatatatatatatatatatctttattctcacaaaccaaaggtatagagataattatacatatttccatacaattacataaataaataatgtacgaaaGTAGATACATGTAGAGACATTCACAATTGTTTAcccagaaaagttcaatttgttattgatctccttAATAAGTTTACAAAGTTAGTTCAGTTCTGTACATTTTGGGGAATTCGTtaagtcataaaacttcaatgtgtttgttctatttctattgtaaaatgcaatacattgttttctacaattatcgaaagctgaacaattaaaaatgtaatggtattcatcaccaatggcatctgaattacacaatacacattttctgttttctctttctatgttttgccatcttccagtttctattggagatttcatgttcaaagttccaaatttaagaaataaggatatctgccggtctttcaaaataaatatttctcaaactccaaagtaactttaaataaacgataatttaatgcttttggtgattcctgttggcttaagatgtggaataaaagtatactttaaaatataattacttggaccaataatcaaagatataaaataatgtgtgaaaactgttaactttacttcttcattatttattttgttttaaaaaaaaatcatactgatgcaaaaataacttattgcctgttctaataaaaaaaaaacactggtcaattaacagttgattaaaacatgtttgtacagtataatcctttgtttgcacaagttttccttctattcccacatgaaattttaccttttcttaccagatttataaaaagtgggaatagagggaatgaaccCCAAATCTatggtaaattttgtaaattccaAACCTATGGCGGATTTTGttaattaagagataactgttaTAAGATCTATTGCAAATGTTGTGCAAACGGAAAATAATGCAGTACCTTTACACGACCAATGACTTGTAAATAGATTACACAAAAGAGAGTGTATAAACTAGTGAAATGAacgtacttgtatttttgtccatctgataagttaagcctgTATTTTCATAGTTAGTTTTTATATCGTACTGTAGTGTAaggttgggatctcgctaacatgttccgccacattatgtatgtacgtgactgtcccaagttaggagcctgtagttctgtgtttgtcgtttgtttatgtgttacatatttctttgtcttttttttttatataaacaaggccgtgagtttttttgtttaaattgttttacattgttatttcggggcctttaatagcggactatgcggtattggctttgctcattgtttaaggccgtacagtTACCTATAGCAACTAATTTCTGTGTAatgttggtctctggtggagagttgtcgcattggcaatcataccacttcttcctTTTTTGTATGTTTAGTCTAACTTTTCAGTATGGGCATTGTTCTTTGTTGAAGGCGAAACGGTGatcacctatagttgttttaaaaaacaatattggtttttttcgtgatttttctgcgtgacctatagttgttaatgtggtCTCTTttggacaatcataccacatctttttttttatagtaaccAAATTTTATTACCGGTACAATTGAAAAAGCTTAAGAAAGACTTCATGATCTTGAAATGATGTGTCAAGTAAACATAAGCATTTTATACTCTTTGGATTTTCATGTTTAACCAATACATTTAACCAAATAGTAAGTCATTAAACAACAAGAAAGCAGCTTCtgtttgtacaaaaaaataaacactttgACTCTTTACGTGCTATTTATTTTCAGCTGATCACATCTTTTTAATTTGATTgcgatttaaatcaaatttgtatcCTGTAATTTGATCTGTTACTTTATACACTTTTCCAGCAGTAGAAGCTGAAATTGAGTCTATGACCCCTTTCCTAAAATATCCTGTACTAAAAACTGCGGTGCCTTTATTCATCGCAGGATTTGGCCTGTACATCACATGGTGTCCCTCTTCCGGATAGTAGGCAATGTCTTCCCTCAAACCATCTGAAAACTGCTCTTGATGAAAAGCTGGCAGTGTTTCCCGGTGAATTTGTCTATAGAAATCGGTGAGTCCTGTGTTAAATACCGGTAACTGTTTTTGATTCACATTCTAAAAGAAAATATAGTCCACAAGTATAAACAAAAAGTATATGTTGACTGAGtcacatcaaaatttaaataaataaaagtacatctactagtaaatatatataagaagatgtggtatgagtgacaaggaggcaactctccatcaatgtcacaatttgtaaaatttaacttttataaatttacaggtTTTCACCTAACAGCAATCTATAAATGGCCAcaacaaattactagtgtaaaaccataatTCAAAGATGAAAAACAATGCCGtttaatgatttataggtttaaAAAATCCATGCAAAGTgaagcagtttaaaaaaaagttaacatacTAGTAATAACCCTACAAAACAAGCTAAAATTCATATTTCACATCTTCATTGCATTGGTTTAGCATTATTAAAAgtttaatacatgtaaatgtaaacgTGCAGTCGCaacatttttaaagatttctatcaaatgcataaattttaatgatataagaataacattttaaaaagcaCATCATACAGTTACAAGCCTATTCTATACATCAGCATAATAAGCAACACTCTACTAAGGAACAAAGTGAAAGATATATataggacatttaaaaaaaaatcaaacaaaatcacATACCTGTTGATGAACTtgtacattttctttattttgctcATTATAAAACTTTCTCTGATACATTTGTTTGTAGTATCATGGACtaacattttcttataaaaaagacATATTATTTCGTGTTATTTTGTTCACAATTTATTACTTCATATTTCACTTAACAAATAATACATTAATACACATGTAAAAATATTTGTCTAATCCGTACAGCAACTCATACCACaatatgtgtttttcttttaaaaaaaaacccaacatacaATTTAAATCTAATGTGTTATTTTTGTCCTACTTTTTTTGGGCGTGTgttgaaaattataaacaaaGTAATGCACCAGGCTTAACATACATACTTGCAAAATAGCAgtttgtgaaaatgatggttcgGGCACTACAAAATCATCTTCCTGTGTACAATCTGGTGGTAAATTGCCATTTTCTTCATTTACGCCATCGTCTAGAATGTTCATCGCCTCtgccaaataaaaacaaaaaataattaaaaaatataaaattctaaCTTAAATATAGCTAGGCATGTGTTAAATTTGCATTGATTTTTATCACATGTAAAACAAgtaattgtatttaattttgacaaataaatttataaattaaattttatatgttaaactttataagttttttaattaatgattgattgtttgttgtcgctaaacgtccagtggcaaatacttcatgcatgtaCAGGACGATAGTTTTAAGTAAAAAGTTATTCGTATGTTTTAAAACTGACCATGTAAAGTGAGTTCTTCTTCATTATGATGTGTACTGGCGATTTTGTTTCCATCTGAAGCCTCAGTTAAGGATGAGTGTCGTACATCAACAATTACTTCTGGAAGTTCTTCCTCTGACTCATTTTCATCAACATCTAACTCGGCATGCTCTAAAAAGTCTCGTTCTTCTTTAGTAAGAGAAGCATAAGGTACCTGTAAATACAAAGGTGAGTTCAAAAGTAAAGGCTGTTTTTATAATAAGTAagaattttcaatttctttagtATGAACAAAAACCCGCTGTTTTattggtttgtttttatttcatggcATTCGACAAGTTATGAATTTTTAAAGAAATCTATAtgaatataatgtaaaaaaactACCTCAAttgcaagttaaaaaaaaccaaaaactgattttCCGTAAAACACGTCTCAGGATAGTTTATTTACACAAACTAGAATGCATATTTTTACAACTTTTAAACGGCACATGACACAGTAACATTAACAAAGCCTacggctaaaaatagtacatttgCAAACTAAGGCGCTAAAGTGCACATAACACAATCTATAATACTTGAATGCGCATTAACACAGCCAACAGCCAAAGACGGTAAATTGACAGCCTACGGTCTCAGACGGTACATTGATTAGACAGCTAATTGATACAGCCTACTGCAGTAGCCAGTTTATTGACACATACTACGGTCTTATACAATTTATTGACACAGAATAGccgtaaaataataataaaaaaatacttctaTTAATGACATAATTACTAAAAGAATTCGGTATAACACAAAGACAAAAACGTtgtgcacgatgttcctacaacacgacgttacactaaAAATGCGGCGTCAAAGAGGGTTTTTGActgattaatttttgcaagttttattcgttttttttatatgttgttgattgattctggttctgttctttttgtgatatcattttatcataaattacctcaggttgtggaaatcgatttaataatgtttaccttttAAGTTATTTCACCTAAAAATGCAGTGCATACTGTCGtaagtaatgtaggaaggaaaaattggacggaagtacatgtatacggttttccatAAATAATGTGCAAAACATAAGAAGTTTAACTTtcatggtgcatatcatctgttattgtaaaatttctatatcttaattcaaccccaatacaaatatatctgacactctgcaagtaaatcgaaacaTTTTTAACCTTGattaatttgaatagaattgtattttccttgGCACATAATTTGtagaaatacaccccttcaatttcTTGAATCTTGGCTTGAGAATTGTTTTCCAAGTCATCCAACGTTGCTTGCTTAAAttgtttaacttctgatatacattttaaaatatagtaatctactcctgaaTTGTCCGTAAAAACGGCtaatataatcccgggttttattaattcaatgaaacggttttcgtcgctgttttggatttgtctttcaattacctcAATTGCAGGCACAAGTTAATATTGACGAAAatttccggcttcgctagtacatgtagtacaaaaaTTACTttcagttataacatgaatagcaggacaaattgcAAAGTAAAACATTCCGTGGACTTGTATtaaatcttttaatataattggtgaatgcaccttactgaagtgacgactttaaatgatctatttcgtaGTCCTTCcgcaacataaattaaaattcgtattttacatttagaggattgTCTTGCTGtttccaatttgtctttgcaaaagttgaatgaagttcatgtaatgagatttaatttcccttttcacgattcttttaaataaatcgataAAAGCTATAAACTATCaataaaaattggaaaatttaattaataacctTTGTCGAATCTATGTCCCGGTCGGAGTCTATACATGTAGCAACATACACTATTCTTTTTTATCGGCAGCCATCAacatctttttccaaatttcaccaaacgatttgttttaattatcataaacatttaattgaaactttagcatatgtaacgtcggaaattagcgtttttcggatttttcgacgtttggacaaaatagctaccgttttgtaatgtgttaaaaaaaattatttctttaagacccaaatatgtagttaataagaaaagaattttggcattttgtactcttcgtgtatctaacttttgttttgatcaattataaataacttattgaaatatcagttaaaaaatacacgttaactgctttgaaaaaatgaaatatcaacttggacaaaatgactaccgcttgaaaaacgactgtgtagagaagattttataaaatctgcaatatttgaactcacgaacaatgaggcaaatatttgtacttttggtaGATGTTATTATTGgcttactctttttattcattttccgctatatctacttataaaattcactttcagtcgttaagttaccgaaaaacgtcgttggacatttttctcattcttgtttaatatgcagccaccgactcaaatgaaatttggcaaaataacggctttaacggaacaaagaaccgacacatgtcGTTGTCCCTACCAAGTTTccggaagatcagagaataagaaataggatcactatacataagagttaaaccagtttttcataaatgtaacgttggacatccgtttttttcacatagctttgttatTTTTGTCCTCAAATATACtggatattacttagtatatgatcaagagctattaaaacataatttaaaacatatattgattttttttaatagtggttcgtgtttgctaacattttcattttgttttgcggaggaaatttcgaagattctgttttaaatcctaggggttgtaggaacagcgTGCGTAACGTTAaactattttatcatatttttttttaatttccaaaatagtAATTTCAATACATTTAACAAAGTAAAGTAAATACCTGATCATCAAGCGGCACAGCAAAATTTGGTCGAGTAAAAAACAGCTGGTATGGAGTCTGTGGACGTGTGGCCTTGTTTAGCCTGTTattatatgcataataaaactcAGGAAGTTGATCAGACCAGTTTGAACGTTCTGACATTTTGATTCTGAAATACTCAGTCAGTGTACGATTAAAACGCTCCACTCTGCCCTGACTTTGAGGATGGTATGGTCTACCATGCATTTGGACTGTGTCAAATTGGTCTACAACTTCTTTCAGTTTCGAATTTCGTAATTCTTTTCCATTGTCTGACTGTAAAATGCGTGGAGCTCCatataaataaatgtaactaaGTACCACTTTGCTTATATCAGTAGCACTTTTAGTTTTACATGCTTGACCAAATGCAAAtcttgaaaaacaatcaacaatgttacatatgtattgaaatcCTTTATGAGGTGGCATCTTCTTTAGATCGATTTGCCATCTTGAATTTGGATAAGTTGCTGGTATAGGGCGTCTTGTTCTTTCTGTTTTGGGTAAAGATATAGCACTTTTACATTGATCACAATCCACGTAAAGATCGAATAAAAGCTTCACGTTTTCCCTTACAACTGGGAAAATAAATCTTCTTATAGATTCATAAATGCTGTGAGATTTTCTGTGATCTAATGCATGATTCTTTTTAACTAAGTTAATTAAATCCTCCTTTAAAAGACATTTCCTATGAGGAGTAGCCAGGTCAACacttttttatacaaatgatTTGAAGTCAAATCATAGAAataattttccaaatattttctAACCATTCTAGCGTTCAACTGTTCCTTGCAAAACTTAATTATTTTGCTGACCCCCATTTCGGATTTTCTGCTTTTAATTTGCAGATTGACACTACCTTGCCATAGGCCCTCCAAAACGCTTCTGGATTAGGGTCCTTTGAAACCGGCTTCTTCTTTTCCTTTGCTAATTGAAAACGTTCATCTGGAATGGTATTCATGGGTTCCGACATTTTCAAAATCGGCGGCGGTAGCGACGTCATATGGCGTTATTTGATTGTGACGTTATAAAAAACTCTTTTTCGCGGAAAAATAGGCGATtttaaaatctgccatagatttggagaaaacaaaaccTGCCATAAATTTGAGACGGCATTACGTCatatttaccatagattaggaatccgccatagatttggaacccgccatagatttgagtcctacaaatatacgtttattttttttaacaaactacTAATATAAGACAATTTAACTGAAATTTAGTTTATACTAATTAACTTTTGTTCcgttaatttgaaatttaatgcaaGTTTTCGTAGCGTGTTTATGtatcttgttttatttcaatgatcaCTTCTTCTTCTAAAGGGTCAACAATACTTCAATACTGTCAGATGAATACatgttgtacaaaataaaatggagAGTTAATAAGAAGAAAAGACATCTTAACGATCGGGCTTATTATAATTGtccaaaaagaaaagaagaaaaactttcgttgcaaaaatattaacaacttacgtaaaaaaatattcaaatcttGAAAATCCCCAAACCTTTAGAGATTGTCAACCAAGTAAAGGTCTTCGTCAGATTGTCATGGACATTCTGGTTATCTTTTTATCTTTCTCAAtaacagaaaatacaaaacacaacaaataacaaGAGCTTTATAAATAATGGCTAAATTTCatcgtttgtttttatagtttttataagAAGTAATTCAGTAGTGATCAGTAATGAAAAgtttaaacaacatgtatttatcGAAGTGCATAAACACAAATAGAagatatttttagaaacaagCAGTTTTGATTATCCCCCTTATTATAGACtaaatatattttgcattttgacatatttcttccatttgataatatttattataatcatttatatatataccaatagttatcaaaagtaccaggattataattttatacgccagacgcgcgtttcgtctacataagactcatcagtgacgctcagatccaaatagttaaaaagccaaacaaatacaaagttgaagagcattgaggacccaaaattccaaaaagttgtgccaaatacggctaagttaatctactcctggggtaagaaaatccttagtttttcgaaaaattcaaagttttgtaaacagaaaatttataaaaatgacaatataattgatattcatgtcaacaccgaagtgctgactactgggctggtgataccctcggggacgaaacgtccaccagcattggcatcgacccagtggtgtaaatagttatcaaaagtaccaaaCTATACAGTGCACTTTGCcagatattttttaaaatatcgtattactttttgttaaaatcaatcgggtccaggaccaatccagtatatCTTATCATAATCCTTcgttttttaaatcaaattcctTTGTGCATACATTTAGAGTAATTAAGAGCTGGTAAACTCAGTGTATGATAAATATTTCCGCTTATGGAATACATTCTTCTGTTGTGTTAATTGTTGTGTATGGTTATGCtttgtctaaaaaaaattgttatctcCTGTATTATATATTGCTGCAATTGCCAAAATCCAAATCGCACATATAGATAGCCTTGTCCTGTAGTTTATTTCTGgtgtttgtgttttgtatttcttAGATTCTAACACTTCAAGTTCTTATACAAATTCAGATGCAGTGCCATTCTTAAACTTTACATATAGGTAAAGGCATACTTACAAAATGGTATTGAGCTTTGCAAATGAATGATGTGTATTCTTTGGCTTATAGTTTAAGTTTCATCTTAAACATACAGTCTTCAATGTTAttgacaaattatacattttgcACATTTCAATTTGAAATCACAATTATCATTCTACTGTAAATAAACAGAGC includes:
- the LOC139523774 gene encoding uncharacterized protein; translated protein: MPPHKGFQYICNIVDCFSRFAFGQACKTKSATDISKVVLSYIYLYGAPRILQSDNGKELRNSKLKEVVDQFDTVQMHGRPYHPQSQGRVERFNRTLTEYFRIKMSERSNWSDQLPEFYYAYNNRLNKATRPQTPYQLFFTRPNFAVPLDDQVPYASLTKEERDFLEHAELDVDENESEEELPEVIVDVRHSSLTEASDGNKIASTHHNEEELTLHEAMNILDDGVNEENGNLPPDCTQEDDFVVPEPSFSQTAILQNVNQKQLPVFNTGLTDFYRQIHRETLPAFHQEQFSDGLREDIAYYPEEGHHVMYRPNPAMNKGTAVFSTGYFRKGVIDSISASTAGKVYKVTDQITGYKFDLNRNQIKKM